The following coding sequences are from one Roseburia hominis A2-183 window:
- a CDS encoding Spo0E family sporulation regulatory protein-aspartic acid phosphatase, whose product MNRIYELQKKIETARHELDEALLQENRFEYYYEKSTRLDKLIEEYLESQEGVRV is encoded by the coding sequence ATGAATAGAATCTATGAGTTACAAAAGAAGATCGAGACGGCGAGACACGAGTTGGATGAAGCACTGTTGCAGGAGAACAGGTTTGAGTACTATTACGAGAAAAGCACCAGACTGGACAAGCTGATAGAAGAATATCTTGAGAGTCAGGAGGGTGTCAGGGTCTGA